The Actinobacillus succinogenes 130Z region CTCGTTGACGGAACCGCATGGCGGCAAAATGATAGAACGGTTTCGGCATAATTTGACGGGAAACGAAAGAGGCGATTAAACCGCCGATTAATGACCAGACTAATATCGGCTGGCTACCCGTCATTTCCATAACTATTACACCGGCGGTCAGCGGGGATTGGGTCGCGCCCGCTAAAAAGCTGACCATGCATAGTAAAACCAACAGGCGGGGGTCGATTAATCCCTGAGTAAACGCCGAAATATGTGCACCGATTCCGGCGCCGATGGTGAGAGACGGCGTGAAAATGCCACCGGCAATACCTGTCCAGTAAGTGCTGACGGTGGCAAATAATTTAGCAATGCCGAGGGATTCGGGTTGAATAACTTCTCCTGCTAAAGCGTTGGCAACCACATGATAACCCGTGCCATAGGTTTGTCCGTGGGTATAAGTGCCGAGCGCGGCGAGAATTATTCCCAAAAACAGTGCCACGATAACCGGATGACGGCGCACCCAACCGCGTAAAAATGTCGGAGATACCCCTGCAATGCCTTTTGCCAAAAGGCGTGCGAAAATTCCACTGAGTATCCCGCATATTACTCCGCACAACAATACCCATAACAACATATTGTTAACTAATGTTGCTCCTTGATATTGCGGGAAGTAAGGGTTATTTCCTTCAATAACGACCAAAATGACGCCGGCGGCAAATACACCGAACAATACGCGCCGTTCCCAGCGTAATAAGATGCCGCGTCCTAATTCTTCCAGCGCAAAAATTACCCCGGACAACGGCGCGTTAAAAGCCGCGGCTAAACCGCCGCCCGCACCGGCAGCCATTAATTCGTTGGCATTAAGTCCGGTGAATGCCATGCCGTAACGACGACATAAATTACCCCACGCCAACATCACTGCCGCGCCCACCTGAACGGAAGGTCCTTCACGTCCGACGGAAGCGCCGATAAGCATGGCTAAAAATGTGAGCGGAATTTTCCACAGCGTTTGTCCAAAAGTAATCAATCGGCTTTTTTGTGCACCGTGAGGCAGACTGAGCGAAGCGATAACCTGTGGAATACCGCTGCCTCCGACATAAGGTGTATAACGCGGGGTAAACCAGGCAAGCGCCGCCATACCGAACGGTAATACAAACCAAACGGCGATAGGGTAGCGGGTTGCCCATTGCGTATTCCATTCCAACCCTAAATCTGCCAGCTTAGCAAATCCTAAGGAAAACAGCGCCACAAGGGCTGCCCCGATCAGCAAACAGGTGAATTCGATGGTTTTATGAGAAATGCGGTGAGTCTGACGCAATTTTTTGTGCAGAATATAACGAAATCCGGCTCTAACAGAAGAATGATGTTGCATAATTTGGAATAAAGATAGTATGAATGGGAAAAATTATACCGAGAAAGACGAAAGTGCGGTGAAAAAACTTCACATTTTTTATTTACAGGACTGCTTTACAGCGCTGTTGTTATCAATCAACTATAAAGTTAAAAACAATATTTTTATGGCCGCACTTTTGTGATCTGGATCACAAAAAATGGCGAGTAAATATAAAAATGTGATCAAGATCACATTTTAAAAAATGAACCTAAAAAATATTTTGTGATCCAGTTCACATTTTCAAATGAAAAAATTTTTTGTTTGAAGACAGCTGTGCTATTTTTTGCGCATCAAAAACACAGTCTTTTCTGTTCTATGGAGAAAGCGATATGCTATCAGCAAATGCAAAATTGAAGGTTCAAAGTTTTGGACGCTTTTTGTCAAATATGGTGATGCCGAATATCGGCGCATTTATTGCGTGGGGATTTATTACCGCGCTTTTTATCCCGACGGGTTGGTTGCCGAATGAGGAACTGGCTAAATTAGTCGGTCCGATGGTAACGTATTTATTGCCGTT contains the following coding sequences:
- a CDS encoding chloride channel protein; its protein translation is MQHHSSVRAGFRYILHKKLRQTHRISHKTIEFTCLLIGAALVALFSLGFAKLADLGLEWNTQWATRYPIAVWFVLPFGMAALAWFTPRYTPYVGGSGIPQVIASLSLPHGAQKSRLITFGQTLWKIPLTFLAMLIGASVGREGPSVQVGAAVMLAWGNLCRRYGMAFTGLNANELMAAGAGGGLAAAFNAPLSGVIFALEELGRGILLRWERRVLFGVFAAGVILVVIEGNNPYFPQYQGATLVNNMLLWVLLCGVICGILSGIFARLLAKGIAGVSPTFLRGWVRRHPVIVALFLGIILAALGTYTHGQTYGTGYHVVANALAGEVIQPESLGIAKLFATVSTYWTGIAGGIFTPSLTIGAGIGAHISAFTQGLIDPRLLVLLCMVSFLAGATQSPLTAGVIVMEMTGSQPILVWSLIGGLIASFVSRQIMPKPFYHFAAMRFRQRVVEESKSNSENNTATV